In the Malania oleifera isolate guangnan ecotype guangnan chromosome 1, ASM2987363v1, whole genome shotgun sequence genome, one interval contains:
- the LOC131167106 gene encoding uncharacterized protein LOC131167106 gives MHREERRRKFHNAILGMLYPPPPSFPNQEDENDPVGILREGSDLDGINPDDVGEGSPSPSEEEEGDADTAGPKKLTRAQRKRLRKQKLKEEASRRRKIIGPLLLSTSQDDAFQHGPPGVRRNAAEEPRTSAIDNSENTQNKLKHRRMAKRLAKEEARSSSVDNLAER, from the exons ATGCACCGCGAAGAGAGACGTCGAAAGTTTCACAACGCCATTCTTGGCATGCTTTATCCACCACCTCCGTCTTTCCCAAAC CAAGAAGATGAGAACGATCCAGTGGGCATATTGCGGGAAGGTTCGGATCTGGACGGGATTAATCCTG ATGATGTTGGCGAGGGTAGCCCTTCACCAAGCGAGGAAGAGGAGGGCGACGCTGACACAGCTGGGCCCAAGAAGCTCACTAGAGCACAGAGGAAGAGACTTCGCAAGCAAAAGCTCAAAGAAGAAGCTTCGCGCCGCAGGAAGATTATCGGGCCATTGTTACTTTCGACGAGTCAGGACGACGCTTTTCAACACGGGCCTCCAGGTGTTCGACGTAATGCCGCTGAGGAACCACGCACAAGTGCAATTGACAACTCAG AAAATACCCAGAACAAACTTAAGCATAGGAGGATGGCTAAAAGGCTGGCAAAGGAAGAGGCGAGGAGCTCTAGTGTGGATAATTTGGCAGAAAGGTAA